ACGCCGCCTGCTCCTTCGCAAGCTGCTTCCACTTGTCGGTAGTATCCGGCAAGTTCTTCATCTGATCTGCTGTCTCTGTTGGCTGAATCTCTGGCTCTTTTCCTATTTCCATTAAATTCATTCTCTAGTCCCTCCTTGCTGATATCCAAATGAAATGTTTTGAACAGATTACTGTCACGTACTTTCTTTCCCTCTTGGTTCTGAAAAGTAATGTGCTTCCGTTTCTCTGTCCAGTTTACGTTCCATCCGAACTGCTTCATTTTTTCTATAAACTTTTCTTTGCTGATACAATTTTCCAGTGCTTTTAACACTGCCATTGCACAGTCCGCTACAAAGCTATCCTTTACCTGCTGACGGAACAGATTATATTTGTCTTTGCTCCATGCAATGACTTCCCCTTTTTCAATCTGACTTCCATCAAAATGCTTTCCTTTTTCGGCAACGGTCAGTCCTCGTTCCCGGCACATCTGATTGGTAAGCTGTTTCATACGTTCCAGATCTTTTCTGGTGTTATGCAGCTTTCTCCCATCTTCATAACTCACTGAATTAGTAACCAAATGGCAGTGGATATGGTCTTTATCCTTATGCACAGCCACTAAGGTCTGGAATCCACTGAACCAATTTTCTGCAAACTCTTTTCCAAATTCAAATGCCTGCTCCGGGGTGATCTGCTCATCCTTATGCCAGGAAATAATGTTGTGGGCATACATTCTCCCTGTATCTTTATTCCACATCTTCTTTTCTTCCAAAAAGGTTCTGTACACCAGATCATAATTAATTTCATTGTGACAGTACGGGCCTGTTATATAAGTAAGCAGCTCACTTGTCTTGTCCTGTCGTAAAACATATTCAATACAATTTCTCATTGCTCCATGTGTATTTGTCCGCTTATTAATCGTCTTATTAACTGCCATATCCTTTCACTCTCCTTCCGATACTTGAGAATATTTTTATTGAGGAAATACAACATACTGTCGTTTGGGATTTCTCCATCTGTATGCAGTTTTCTTGCAATCTGGTTGATATTTGTCGTAGCTCCCCGGAGCTGACAAAGGATATCCGCAAACATCTGGTTCAGTCTTTTCAGTTCTTCTATTTCCTCTGCCGTTGCTATCTTCAAGTCTGCGATTGCTTTTATCACAACTTCCTGCTGTGTTCTTCCGGATTCTTTAACCTTGCTCTGAAACAAATCGTATTCCTCTTTATTCATCCGTATGGTTACTGTATGATTTCGTTTTCTCATAGGCTTTTGTCTCCTTTCATTGCTTGATTTTCATTCTTTGTTAACAGCCACAGCGTTCTGGCGGCATATTGGTAGGAGATTTATAAGAGAGTGCAACGCTCTCTTATACAGGTGCAGGACAGCGTCCTAGTCAATCAGTAAGTGTTCCGTAGGAATGTCCGGTGGACATTTCGCAGGAATACTTACGCCATTGACGTGCCGGGGTTCCAAGGGGCGGAGCCCTCTGGCAAGTTTAGGAACAGCCCAAAGGCTGGCTCCGGTGCATAGTGGCTTGCCACTTTGCGAAACTTGCCTGTCATCTCCCCACCACTGAATCGACACCCGCCAGGCAATATTTTCCACCCTACATTATCAAATCCAAATGGAGATGACGGTGGGTTTGTGGTGCAGGAGCCGACTGCGGAAGAAAAAGAAAAGCTCCACCTTTCATAGATTTTCCCTTTCTGAAACAGGCTGGTCATGCACCACTCCGATGCGAAGTATCGGACAATCATGTGCCGTATCCGGCACCCTATATCTTTTCTTTGCCTGTTTGTACACCCCTCTCATCTGCAAACACCTTTCTGCCATATTTCCCTGTTATTTCTGTCTTTCTTTTTCTGAACTGCTTTCTATTTCTGCTGAAAGGCATAAAAATAGCAGTCATGAACATTTCTCCAACTCATAATGTCTGAAATGCTATCACTGCTATTGTCTTTTTCTGCTATTCTGTTTTCGTAAAACTATTCTTTACTGTCAGTCCTTTTTCCTGTTACTGCTATTTTATTTTGTCGCAAATTTCAAGCAGGTCATGTAATAAATTCTCCAGTTTCATAAGTCTGCGATGCTGATACCAGATCAATCCTGGCAATCCCGCTGCAAGAAAGAACGAAGCACACAAAATCTTTATTGCCTGTCCTCTGCTGCTTATCCCTCCATATCCAAATCCACATACCAGATTCACGAATAAAACATAGAAATATCCACAAAATAAGACAAACTCAAAAATCCACACCAGCACCTTTTTCACTTTCTCTTTCACTCTGTACTTCTCCCTCCTACATTTTTAAATTCAGTGTAGCGAATTTCCCGCTATATTTCAATAGTGAATATCTCGCTAAGTTATTATTATGCTAGAGGTGAAACACATGTATCAGAGAATACGGGATCTGCGTGAAGATCGTGACCTTACGCAGAAGAATATGGGTGAAATCCTAAATTGCAGTCAGCGTATTTACAGTAATTATGAATGTGGTGATGTCGATATCCCTACTCACATTCTGATTAAACTGGCTGAATTTCATAATACCAGCGTTGATTATCTGCTAAACCTGACAGATGATAAACGTCCTTACCCAAGAAAAAAGAATAGCTCCACTTAAAGCAGTCTGATTTATTTTATGTAAGCCAGACTGCTTTTCTTTTATAATCAGCTAAAAACTGTCTGCAAAATCCAGTGCTGCATCCATATCAGCTTCTTTCTCCCAGTCCAGATTATCTTCTGCGATCTCTTCATCCGTTTTCTCCATTGTTAGTGTTCTGTCTGGCAGATTAATTTCTCCTACCGATTCTTTTACAAACGGTACAAGCATTTCCATCAGATTCTTCGCTATAGCCATCGGGGCAGATTCTTTCACTCCATCCCGGACAGCTGTTTCCACTCTTTCCAGAAAAGCATCTTCCTTTTCTCTGGTTTCCAGATACGGATCTGCTTCATTCCTGTACTCTCTGGAAAAATAATCGTTTAAAGCAACTACAACTGCTCTGGTGTACGATTTATATTTTTCCCTGTCCATCGTCTGCAAATATTCCCATGCCTGCCTGTCCTGTTCATCACAAAGATTCAAACGGATATTTGTGTTGATGATTTTCCGTTCTTTTCTCATACAAGCATCCCTCCGTTTCTCTGGATTTTCCTTACGCTCATTGCTTCATAGCCTTTCGCTGTGGCACAGATGTCCCGTACAATTGTCACCCGGCTCTTGTCATATTCTCCAAAATTCTGGATCATACAACCGCCACCGCCGACCACATACAGACGCATCAGTTCTGGATTATATTCCCGTTCTCTCAGCTTATGAAAGATTTCTTTCGTATAATCTCCGGCAGCTTTACGAATGACTGTCAGATATTTCTCACCAATATCTGCTGTCCCGGTACGGATCACCTGCTCAATCACCAGATCATCCACCACTGTTCCCAGTTCTTTCAACAAAGATTCCCTGACTGCAAGCACACACTGGTGCGTTCCATATTTCTCTGTAAAGCATTTCTTCTCTAATGGACGGGAATTATTGATATACATGATGTTCATAGTCCCGTTTCCAATATCCACAAGCATGTTGATTCCTTTGAAATCCTGTAAACGGTAAAAAGCTGCTGCAAATCCCTGTGGGTAAATATCAGCTCCTGCAAACTCCACACGATATTCTTTATTGCGGAATGTAAAATCCACACATTCATTCTGGAGAAGATATTTCTGGAAATCTTCTTTCTGTATAGCTACCCAGGTAAGTGGAAGTCCGGCTGCAATGTGTACCTTTGCCCGGTTCATACCTTTCCCATCCAGTTCCCTTGCGATAGCCGCCAGTGTCAGCACATAATAGTCCTCGTCCTGCGTTTTCTCTGCACAGAACTCCTTGTGTTCCTCTCCGATCTGGTAATACATGTCATTGTAAACAAGAAGATTATTCTGGAAGATTGGCTCCTTGTCATATCTGGCTACACCGGATGGAAAGCATCTGGTGGCTGTTTTCATGTTTCCATACCCATGATCAATCCCGATCACCATAACTGTCTCATTATTGTTGTTTTTCATCATTCTCATAATCATACCTCATACTTTCTTAATATTTATTTTTGACTTTCTCCCAAATTTGGGAAAAACCTATATTTGTATCAGCTAAAACGTTGATACATGAAAAAGGGCAGTCAGTGTAAAAAAAGCAAAATTTTATGTACTCTGGCAGCTATCTTTGTTATTTCTCCTGCTCCGGTAACATTTCTTTTTGCTTATTTTGCCCTAAATGCCCTTAATTTCCTGATTCATATTTAATTGTAACTGTTTATAATCTATATCTGTTTCTTCAAAAGGTATTCTTTCTTCTGGATCTACAGGACAAAAATCTTCTTCCTTAACTGCAATATCCTGATAATAAAACTCACCATTGTACTGCTTCAGAAGGAAACCTTTATCTGTCATATTTCTGAAAAAGTTGGATTTACCATGCCCCTGTCTGCCATTCTCTTTACAGTATTCCTCATACATATGGAACACTTCACTTCGTTTCAGACGTTTTCCTTTGGCACGCACCAATGACTCATCAATAAAAGCACAGATACTATCTGACGTCCGTTGCACTTCTCTTACACATTCTTTGCTGTGTTCGCTCTCCGTGAACTTTCCCTGTTCGTACAGATTTTTCAATGCAATCATCGCCATATGAATTGCATAATCGGATTCTGCCTGTACCTTTTCCTTTAAGTGCAGATCTTTTTCACCACTTTTTACTACCCGGTTCATATCAAGAATCAGTAGTCTACGGTAAAAAGCATCTGACTTATCCTCAAGATTCTGCGGCATTTCATTGGTAGAAAAAAGCAGCTTCGCATAAGAGTGGAAATGAATTGCATCCTGTCCTTTTTTCTCATAAATCAGTGTGTCCTCACCGACTGCTTTCTTTAATACATCTGTGTTCTCCATTGCTTTGCATGGAATATCTGCACAGGCATTTAACAGCTTTCCATACATTCCAGTCGCATAGAATCGTTTATTTAAATCCTGTAAAGAAATACTGGACATATTGGTGATTCCAACTACATGCTGGATCAGCGATACTGCCACAGACTTTCCGGTTCCACCATTTCCTTTCAGTGTAAGGAATTTCTGAAACTGCGTATCCTGTGTCATGCAGTATCCAAAATACTCCCAGAATGTCTGCTGTTCTTCTTTGTTAGGAAGAGACGATGCCAGATACTTTTTTATATTTTCTCCACCTTGTAACACCTGCTCACAATCTTCTGGATAATAGGGAAATGGTATCTGATTGATTGTCAGATAATCTGGATTGTGTTCCAACATTTCGCCTTTAACCGGATCATAATATCCATTTTTGAAATTGATCCACCGCACAGGTTGTTTATTTAGTTCATATGCCTCTCGGTGAACTTTTGGCTGTGCGATCAGTAGATTATAGATTCTTTT
The sequence above is drawn from the Dorea formicigenerans genome and encodes:
- a CDS encoding relaxase/mobilization nuclease domain-containing protein, which encodes MAVNKTINKRTNTHGAMRNCIEYVLRQDKTSELLTYITGPYCHNEINYDLVYRTFLEEKKMWNKDTGRMYAHNIISWHKDEQITPEQAFEFGKEFAENWFSGFQTLVAVHKDKDHIHCHLVTNSVSYEDGRKLHNTRKDLERMKQLTNQMCRERGLTVAEKGKHFDGSQIEKGEVIAWSKDKYNLFRQQVKDSFVADCAMAVLKALENCISKEKFIEKMKQFGWNVNWTEKRKHITFQNQEGKKVRDSNLFKTFHLDISKEGLENEFNGNRKRARDSANRDSRSDEELAGYYRQVEAACEGAGGVTGASDGRERRVTGEKSEDERVYPEISGKDTQAENGKTEAILRESRNARRNSEIKRRNSSFDNRTVRNAEAESIASEEQRRFEEQKRLEEQERARAARRRNKRRSGPEL
- a CDS encoding plasmid mobilization protein, producing the protein MRKRNHTVTIRMNKEEYDLFQSKVKESGRTQQEVVIKAIADLKIATAEEIEELKRLNQMFADILCQLRGATTNINQIARKLHTDGEIPNDSMLYFLNKNILKYRKESERIWQLIRRLISGQIHMEQ
- a CDS encoding helix-turn-helix domain-containing protein — translated: MYQRIRDLREDRDLTQKNMGEILNCSQRIYSNYECGDVDIPTHILIKLAEFHNTSVDYLLNLTDDKRPYPRKKNSST
- a CDS encoding ParM/StbA family protein, with the protein product MRMMKNNNNETVMVIGIDHGYGNMKTATRCFPSGVARYDKEPIFQNNLLVYNDMYYQIGEEHKEFCAEKTQDEDYYVLTLAAIARELDGKGMNRAKVHIAAGLPLTWVAIQKEDFQKYLLQNECVDFTFRNKEYRVEFAGADIYPQGFAAAFYRLQDFKGINMLVDIGNGTMNIMYINNSRPLEKKCFTEKYGTHQCVLAVRESLLKELGTVVDDLVIEQVIRTGTADIGEKYLTVIRKAAGDYTKEIFHKLREREYNPELMRLYVVGGGGCMIQNFGEYDKSRVTIVRDICATAKGYEAMSVRKIQRNGGMLV
- a CDS encoding DNA primase family protein, producing the protein MISLNKKFLKHYMETNPEGTAQTYIFLVDNQDIALNIVMSGYQALCLVQEDDGYYFSADSFIEEMRSIQFTGSCQSAYHYVASCTVKWVNDKILTFFKDAGLDGKAGWQLFKEKEYLGKLDNQKEVEKLLEQYILRFERDPKEEPELSRFHLFDAKGNVKGVRDMEIVDYLVENVQFFVVGITPYYYEHGVFLEDHDGVRMKYRIQKLIYRDQVQSGVIKRIYNLLIAQPKVHREAYELNKQPVRWINFKNGYYDPVKGEMLEHNPDYLTINQIPFPYYPEDCEQVLQGGENIKKYLASSLPNKEEQQTFWEYFGYCMTQDTQFQKFLTLKGNGGTGKSVAVSLIQHVVGITNMSSISLQDLNKRFYATGMYGKLLNACADIPCKAMENTDVLKKAVGEDTLIYEKKGQDAIHFHSYAKLLFSTNEMPQNLEDKSDAFYRRLLILDMNRVVKSGEKDLHLKEKVQAESDYAIHMAMIALKNLYEQGKFTESEHSKECVREVQRTSDSICAFIDESLVRAKGKRLKRSEVFHMYEEYCKENGRQGHGKSNFFRNMTDKGFLLKQYNGEFYYQDIAVKEEDFCPVDPEERIPFEETDIDYKQLQLNMNQEIKGI